One window from the genome of Macaca fascicularis isolate 582-1 chromosome 7, T2T-MFA8v1.1 encodes:
- the LOC135971981 gene encoding uncharacterized protein — protein sequence MVGYFRLWIPGFAILTKPLYKLTKGNLADPIDPKSFPHSSFHSLKTALETAPTLALPDSSQPFSLHTAKVQGCAVGILTQGLGLRPVAFLSEQLDLTVLGWPSCLCAVATATLILLEALKIANYAQLTLYSSHNFQNLFSSSHLTHILSVPWLLQLYSLFIESPTVTIFPGPDFNPASHIIPDTTPDPHDCISLIHLAFTPFPHISFFPVPHPDYTWFIDGSSTRSNSHIPAKAGYAIVSSMSIIEATTLLPSTTSQQAELIALTRALTLAKKLSINIYTDSKYAFHILHHHAVIWAERGFLTTQGSSIINASLIKTLLKATLLPKEAGVIHYKGHQKASDPIAQGNAYADKVAKAAASIPTSAPHGQFFSFSSVTPTYSPTETSTYQSLPTEGK from the coding sequence aTGGTTGGATACTTTCGCCTTTGGATACCTGGTTTTGCCATCCTaacaaaaccattatataaactcacaaaaggaaacctagctgaccccatagatcctaaatcctttccccactcctctttccattccttgaaGACAGCTTTAGAGACTGCGCCCACGCTAGCTCTCCCTGACTCATCCCAgcccttttcattacacacagccaaagtgcagggctgtgcagttggaattcttacacaaggacTGGGACTGCGCCCTGTAGCCTTTTTGTCcgaacaacttgaccttactgttttaggctggccATCATGTCTCTGTGCAGTGGCCACCGCCAccctaatacttttagaggccctcaaaattgcaaactatgctcaactcactctctacagttctcataacttccaaaatctattttcttcctcacacctgacaCATATACTTTCTGTTCCCTGGCTTCTTCAGCTGTACTCACTCTTCATTGAGTCTCCCACAGTTACCATTTTTCCTGGCCCGGACTTCAATCcagcctcccacattattcctgataccacacctgacccccatgactgtatctctctgatacACCTggcattcactccatttccccatatttccttctttcctgttcctcaccctgattacacctggtttattgatggcagttccaccaggtcTAATAGCCACataccagcaaaggcaggctatgctatagtatcttccatgtctatcattgaggctaccaCTCTGCtcccctccactacctctcagcaagctgaactcattgccttaactcgaGCCCTCACTCTTGCGAAGAAATTAAGCATCAATATTTacactgactctaaatatgccttccatatcctgcaccaccatgctgttatatgggctgaaagaggtttcctcactacgcaagggtcctccatcattaatgcctctttaataaaaactcttctcaaggccactttacttccaaaggaagcggGAGTCATACACTACAAGGGCCaccaaaaggcatcagatcccatcgctCAGGGCAACGCTTATGCTGATAAAGTAGCCAAAGCagcagctagcattccaacttctgCCCCTCacggccagtttttctccttctcatcggtcactcccacctactctcccactgaaacttccacctatcagtCTCTTcccacagaaggaaaatga